A single genomic interval of Cucumis sativus cultivar 9930 chromosome 5, Cucumber_9930_V3, whole genome shotgun sequence harbors:
- the LOC101223231 gene encoding 60S ribosomal protein L15-2, which translates to MRFLQRVRCWEYRQHPSIVRVNHPTRPDKARRLGYKAKQGYVVYRVRVRRGGRKRPVPKGIVYGKPTNQGVTQLKFQRSKRSVAEERAGRKLGGLRVLNSYWINEDSTYKYYEVILVDVAHNAVRNDPRINWICNPVHKRRELRGLTSAGKKYRGLRGKGHLHHKARPSRRATWKRNNTLSLRRYR; encoded by the exons ATGAGGTTTCTTCAGAGGGTAAGATGCTGGGAATATCGCCAACATCCTTCAATTGTCCGCGTCAATCATCCCACTCGCCCTGATAAAGCTCGGCGTCTTGGTTACAAGGCCAAGCAG GGTTATGTCGTTTATAGGGTTCGTGTGAGACGTGGTGGTAGGAAGAGGCCAGTTCCCAAGGGTATTGTGTACGGAAAACCAACTAACCAGGGTGTTACCCAATTGAAGTTCCAGCGCAGCAAGCGGTCAGTTGCTGAAGAACGAGCAGGGCGAAAGTTGGGTGGTTTGAGGGTTCTCAACTCGTACTGGATCAATGAG GATTCTACGTACAAATACTATGAAGTGATTTTGGTTGATGTTGCCCATAATGCCGTTCGCAATGACCCGAGAATCAACTGGATCTGCAACCCTGTCCACAAGCGCAGGGAGCTCAGAGGACTTACATCCGCAGGCAAGAAGTACAGGGGTCTTCGTGGAAAAGGACACTTGCACCACAAGGCCAGGCCTTCTCGCAGAGCAACCTGGAAGAGGAACAATACTCTATCCCTCCGTCGTTATCGttga